A genomic region of Rhipicephalus sanguineus isolate Rsan-2018 chromosome 1, BIME_Rsan_1.4, whole genome shotgun sequence contains the following coding sequences:
- the LOC119384290 gene encoding uncharacterized protein LOC119384290, whose protein sequence is MNAAIPPPPFLQCPGIPPIPWRQWRPVLQVYIDAAARDASPEHKKTLLLNALGVEGLNTYLRVAEDEQQPGADRPTQEETPSVYDAALALLSQIFDPQPDAACLRARFKSLCQGPDESAVQFIQEVRRLAKLCEFGAASDLLAYDQIVSGIASPHLKRTFYKLGKEFTEQKALDIAKEEERVDRALLQLSGVQVDAVSSRTVQDGGATRRIRQNGGPNGGRPPQASPQDGAGGTSSACTPSATTAADTSSPAAPPGRAGACYRCGSTRHWANSAACPARSRTCSRCGRRGHFARVCRTTSESPTGHQGTSTVTNTVTVLQVDKPVTTVGLHLPVRINGSICNMLIDTGAAVSLLNVQDYKRNFSHIKLLPSHLVLQNYSEQAIHNHGYFKATVLYNGNSATIPFYVTDKGTSLLGLDAIRALKIVIRGETLTCSLVDSSAVPANAPPEYHHLFSSDIGTVRNYIHRVKRRPDVQPVAAKLRRLPFLLRQQVADELQRLESTGIIERVDASDWVSPLVVVRKKDNSIRLCVDLREPNKAILVDGFPLPHIEELLQPLSELLSGTGSKSRCGAQPPYFY, encoded by the exons ATGAACGCCGCTATCCCTCCGCCTCCGTTTCTCCAGTGTCCCGGCATACCACCTATTCCATGGAGACAGTGGCGTCCTGTGTTGCAGGTATACATCGACGCCGCGGCCAGGGACGCCTCGCCGGAACACAAGAAGACGCTGCTTCTGAACGCCTTAGGCGTCGAGGGACTGAACACCTATCTGCGTGTCGCCGAAGATGAGCAGCAGCCGGGAGCCGACCGGCCAACTCAGGAGGAGACGCCGAGCGTGTACGACGCAGCCCTTGCGCTGCTCAGCCAAATTTTCGACCCCCAACCGGACGCGGCGTGCCTGCGCGCCCGCTTCAAATCTCTGTGCCAGGGACCGGACGAGTCGGCGGTCCAATTTATCCAAGAAGTGCGCCGACTAGccaagctttgtgaattcggcgcgGCGAGCGATCTCCTTGCTTATGACCAGATCGTCTCTGGCATCGCGTCGCCGCACCTGAAACGGACTTTCTACAAATTGGGCAAGGAATTCACCGAACAGAAGGCGCTCGACATTGCCAAGGAGGAGGAGCGCGTCGATCGCGCCTTACTACAGCTTTCCGGAGTTCAAGTCGACGCCGTATCGTCGCGTACTGTTCAAGACGGCGGCGCAACTCGCCGAATTCGTCAAAATGGCGGGCCTAATGGTGGCCGTCctcctcaagcttcgccgcaaGATGGCGCCGGCGGCACTTCGTCTGCGTGCACCCCCTCGGCCACCACTGCTGCGGACACCTCCTCTCCAGCTGCGCCGCCGGGTCGCGCGGGTGCCTGTTACCGCTGCGGATCGACGCGGCATTGGGCCAACTCCGCCGCCTGCCCAGCCAGGAGCCGGACGTGTTCGCGATGCGGACGTCGTGGACATTTCGCGCGGGTCTGCCGCACTACTTCGGAATCTCCAACCGGTCATCAGGGCACGTCAACGGTGACCAATACAGTCACGGTCCTACAAGTGGACAAACCGGTCACCACTGTCGGACTTCATCTTCCTGTGCGGATCAATGGATCCATTTGCAACATGCTCATCGACACGGGAGCGGCTGTGTCGCTACTCAACGTCCAGGATTATAAAAGGAACTTTTCCCATATCAAGCTCCTACCTTCGCATCTTGTCCTACAAAACTACTCCGAGCAAGCCATACATAATCACGGCTATTTCAAGGCAACAGTCCTGTACAACGGTAACTCCGCTACGATTCCCTTCTACGTCACGGATAAAGGCACCTCGCTCCTGGGATTGGATGCCATTCGTGCTCTGAAAATAGTCATCAGAGGGGAGACCCTTACTTGTTCGCTCGTCGACTCTTCGGCGGTTCCGGCGAATGCGCCACCGGAGTATCATCACCTATTTTCGTCGGACATCGGCACCGTCCGCAATTACATTCATCGTGTCAAGCGTCGACCTGACGTGCAGCCCGTGGCGGCCAAACTGCGTCGCCTTCCTTTCTTGTTGCGGCAACAGGTTGCCGACGAGTTGCAACGACTAGAGTCGACTGGCATCATCGAGAGGGTGGATGCTTCGGACTGGGTGTCTCCTTTGGTCGTCGTCCGCAAGAAGGACAATTCCATCCGACTATGTGTTGATCTCCGTGAGCCGAACAAGGCCATCCTAGTGGACGGGTTCCCTCTGCCTCACATCGAGGAACTTTTACAACCGTTATCAG AGCTCCTTAGCGGCACCGGTTCAAAGTCCCGCTGTGGTGCCCAGCCACCATACTTCTACTGA